The sequence AATACGGTATTACCTCCGGTTTCATGAGCACCATCCACGCGTTCACGATGGACCAGATGTTGCAGGATGGCCCGCACAAAGACTTTAGAAGAGCCCGTGCCGCTACCCAATCCATCATTCCTACTACCACAGGTGCTGCCAAAGCGATCGGTGATGTATTGCCTGGTCTGAAAGGTAAACTGGATGGGTTCTCTTATCGGGTACCTGTTATAGATGGCTCCATTGCAGAGTTGTCTGTGAACCTGATCAAACCTGCTACTGCACAGGAGATCAATGATCTCTTCAAATCCTATGCAGACACCAGTCTCAAAGGTGTGCTGGAATATACAGAAGAACCATTGGTGTCTGCTGATATCTTAGGGAATACGCATTCCTCCATCATGGATGGTACGCTGACCCGCAGTATTGGTAATCTGGTGAAAGTTGTAGCGTGGTATGATAATGAAGTGGGAATCTCTAATCGCTTAGCTGAAATGACAGTAGCGCTGGCGAAACTGACCCGGAAGGATTTACAAACCGCTTAAAATAAAACATTTCAACACTGGGGGTACCGCCATGCCCCCAGTTAATTTTATGCCATCGGGGCTATACCTGCGGTAAAAAATAAAAGACCTCTTCCTTGCTGCCGCAGGCCGGATTATGTCGATGCCTGTACAATCAGTGTCGTCGCCAATATCTTTCGTTCAAACTCCTTCACTGGCTTCTTACTCTCCACCA is a genomic window of Chitinophaga sp. LS1 containing:
- the gap gene encoding type I glyceraldehyde-3-phosphate dehydrogenase, translated to MRIAINGFGRIGRMTLRALQDKNDVQIVAVNDLTDVKLLAHLLRYDTSHGKFPGTIVQHDDKIIVNDQEILFLSERDPQKLPWGELQVDVVIESTGRFTQKEAAQAHITAGAAKVLITAPATGGVKTVVVGVNDDIIDKDDQILSTASCTTNCIAPLLYILEKEYGITSGFMSTIHAFTMDQMLQDGPHKDFRRARAATQSIIPTTTGAAKAIGDVLPGLKGKLDGFSYRVPVIDGSIAELSVNLIKPATAQEINDLFKSYADTSLKGVLEYTEEPLVSADILGNTHSSIMDGTLTRSIGNLVKVVAWYDNEVGISNRLAEMTVALAKLTRKDLQTA